The Anolis carolinensis isolate JA03-04 chromosome 2, rAnoCar3.1.pri, whole genome shotgun sequence genome contains the following window.
cagacagtgcatgatgcaatctccagctcacattgcatcactataactcaattacattaaaacaactctatatacaatcattcccacttcaacatgttACAATCCCCAAAACAGTGCAGAGTCCTGATCACAGTTTCACAGCCTCTGGCCTTGTAAAGTAGCTCTTCTCTTTGAATAAACACTCTTGAGTTCTGACTTTCATCCAAAGTCCCTGgaggttttattcttgatttatttGCTACTCATAATTATTTACAGGTCTTCTCTTAATATACAAAGATACTCACAAACATAACAGTAACTTCACACAATAAGGATGGTAATGGATTATACATGCAGACAATTAGGGCAAGGCCTCCAAGAAATAAatgagaccacacctggaatgacACCGTGTTCAATTCTGGCACCAgatttgaagggagatgttgactctaagctggaatgtgtccagaggagggtgtctaaaatgatcaagggtctggagaacaagcccaaggagcggcttaaagagttgggcatgtgtAGCccaagaaaagaaggctgagagagaggagacatgatgagggccagggatcaagatgtgaggggaagtcatagggaggagggagcaggcttcctttctgctgccctggagactaggacgcaatggaacacctgaacattaggaagaacttcctcactgtgagaagggctgttcagcagtggaactctctctcggCCCCGGAGTgcggtggaggccccttcttcagaggcttttaaacaaaggctggatggccatctgtcagggctgatctgaatgtgatttccctgcttcttagctgggggttggactcgatggcccacgaggtctcttgcaattctatctatatatataaaagagtgatggcatcacggcgacccacaaaacaacaaaactactggcccccccaacctcgaaatttgacaacacaacccatcatccatgcctctaggttgatacaacaaaaagaaaagaaaaataaagtcctaattagagggagagcaataattgtttttatctaattactaccagtttagagggctaatctctgcccacttggtttcctagcaaccaactcagccaagggagagccagggttcagttaggggacaggcagatttaggcctcacttaggcctcttccacagattatctaatttgcactggattatatggcagtgtagactcaaggcccttccaccatacttcgccacagcaacgcgtggccgggcacagctagtgattctataaAATGGTAGATAGCAAGTCGTATGGCAGAGAAGGAAGCGCACATACAAGCCACTCCCATTCTTCCCTAGAGAGGACAGGACGTGACTCTGCCGTTCCTCTAGGAGCATCTTCTCTGTTTCCTTAACCGTTTAGAGTACTGTGCTGTGAACACGTTTATTAAGAACTGTATTATTACACACTGGAGGCATGTGTAATGCATTCCTATCCATTATGTCTTTTTCTATCTGACAGTCAGGGGGTCCTATTAACCTAAAGAAAAACTGGGTGGCCTATTCCTCCTTCCCTGCCGAGGGAGaagccttcccttcttttctccaagctaaacatacccagctctctgtCATTCCCTACAGCCAGTCTCTGGAGAACCATAGTTCAGAAAATAACAACCAAGAATGCAAGAGTACAAACCGTAGTCAGAATTCCTAAGTCAAGCCAGAAGGAAACTGAAGTCCATAAATCAACAAAACTAGTCAATCCAGAATTTAAAGTCAATGACTCAGGGTATAATAGAATCCGGAACAGGATTATAGGAACAAGGCTAGAGTCCAGAATTCTATCCAAGGGTCAGCAGAGACAAGATCCAGGGCAAGAGTACTAATGTATCTGCTACAAAAGAGCTATTCTTTTCCAGAACCCTTTTATGATGACATCTTAGCTgatgttcattttaaaaaaatcttccacaTCATTCCAGAAGCCTGCAATGCTTTTCTTGAGGAGAAACAGGTCAGGTAAACTAGCTTCCAAACTGAATGCAATACTGAGAAAAGTCCTCCTCTGTGGGAGACCTGCCCCCAGAATCAGTCAAGCCAGACCACACAAACTGCTGTACATGACAGAGAGAAATATGGCGGCcttcctttttctgtcaattctGTCTGCCTGGGACTCTTGCCTAGAGAATTTTTTCACCAGAACGAGGAAACAAAGGCAGGTCTCCTCTAGctatgtgagtcctttgatgtccaGTGCATGCTGAACCTTGTGTGAAGCTCTTTCGATGTTCCATGCATTTATGGCTTCTcttctgtgtgggtcctttgatgggaacgcagatgtccactctgacggaagcttttcccacattccatgcatttatatggtttctcccttGTGTGGGTCCTTTCATGGGTGTGCAGATTTGCACAGTGAATGAAGctcatttatgtggcttctcccgtgtgggttctttgatgggtacgcagacTTCCACTTTgactgaagccctttccacattccatgcatttatgtggtttctcccctgtgtgggttctttgatgggactgcagatgtccactctgactgaagctcatTCCAcaatccatgcatttatgtggcttctcccctgtgtgggtcctttgatggaaacGAAGAGTCGATCTATgactgaagccctttccacattccatgcatttatgtggcctctccccagtgtgggtcctttgatgggaattcagatctccactctgactgaagctcattccacattccatgcatttatgcgGCTTCTCCCCTCTATGGGTCCTTTCATGGATATggagatttccactctgactgaagctcttcccacattccatacacttatgtggcttctcccctgtgtgggtcctttgatgggtacgcagataTCCACTATGattgaagccctttccacattccatgcatttatgtggcctctcccctgtgtgagttctttgatgagaatgcagatgtccactctgactgaagctctttccacattccacacatttatatggcttctcccctgtgtgaattcTTCGATGAGAATGCAGCTGTCCACACtgtctgaagctctttccacattccacgcatgtatgtggtttctcccctgtgtgagtttgTTGATGGGAACGCAGCATTCCACTAtgactgaagttctttccacattccatgcattcatgtggcttctcccctgtatggctcctttgatggatacgcagctgtccactctgactgaagctttttccacattctatgcatttatgtggtttctcccctgtatgggtcctttgatgggaatgcagggttccactctgactgaagctctttccacattccacgcatttatatggcttctcccctgtgtggatcatTTGATGGATACTCAGatggccactctgactgaagctctttccacattccacacatttatatggcttctctcctctgtGAGTTTGTTGATGTTTATTAAGGGAACTTCTccaaatgaaacatttcccacagtccatACAATTATGTCGCTTCTCCCGTGTGTGTGGTTTTGACAAGGATTGCAGATTTTCCATTCTTTTACATTTATgattcaaatattatgccagaGTTCACAGATATGTACTCCTGAACAGGACAAGATTTCCTCTTCTTAGTCTCTGTATTGCTGTAGTCTTTTTTCTTTACCAAGCCCCACTTTTTACAGCAcaattctccttctcctccttgaaTACACAGatatgtagcttgaaatataatttctccaacttATTTTGTCTTCTTATCAGTGCTGTGTACTTTCATTTCAGACCTAATGCAAAGGGCAAAGTGTTCTTCAGAAGATTCATTCAGAGGTTACCTGCCGGACGAATGAGAGGAAAATCTTATCAGGAGTGGAGCAAAGAAAGATCTCACTGGATATGAAGAACAATAGCCTAGCGCTGTAGCAAATGCaggggaagaagggagaaagactGGCCCAACTGATAAGAGTGCATTGCCTGGTGAGAAGtactttaacacttgcccaacaaagaACAAGCCCTGCAAAGGGGATGTTGGCCCAAGATTCTGTGTATGAGATTTCTTGCATTGCAATGTGTTAAGAGTGCAATCCAACCTTTGTAAAGGAAGACCTCTAACAATATGGTCAGCACAGAAAGGGGCTAAGGTTGCAAAACATTTCCTGCCTAGATCTTGCTTCCTCATATCCAAACTCAGAACTTGAGTGACCACCTTTACGGACAGACCATCCCAAGTGATCAGTCATGGCAGAAAAATACTCCATTGTCTTTAGTGGATTTCTTCCAAATCAGGAAAAAGTTATTTTCCTGATCTTCTCTATCCCTGCAGCATGATCCCTGCCCCACGTTTCTGAAGCAAGACACCTGGAAACACTGAGAGCACATTAGGCCATGAAGTTCCTTGACATATTGCATTCTTACAAAACCTGTATCACAAAGGTATATAACTTCAGGCAGAACAAgtgcaaagagaaaaacaaaggaaaatgcaAACTGCACAAAAACAGGGGTAGAAGCACAGGGTGGAAAGCACTCAGCCTAGCAGCAGTACGTGAGAGAGGGGTGTAaaggagatggatggatggatggaccccagggtgagtgggaaccctgctgccctgcagatgtttctgcactccaactcccatcaactcTTCCCACACAGAAAGACAGGGGATACTGGAGATTGGAGTCCAGCATCACCTGGGGTGGGAGACATGATTCCTGCCCAGTTCCGCTCAATTCATCCCATTTTAGAAAGGACACTGTCCAACTGCAGCagattcagagaaaggcaacaaggaCGGGAAAACATTAAAATTGGAAAGGCAGGACATTTTGGTTTTGTAATAACTCGGCATTTTGCTCAGGAGACAATGTTGTGCCCAAAACTAAAATGATGTGTtaaaggaggtcatgagttcgaagcccgggtcgggttaagcctccgaccattaatagccccagcttgctgttgacctatgcagccctgaaagacagttgcacctgtcaattagggaaatttagggacgctttatgcgggaggctaattcacaacaccataaaactgccagcaaaacacgaggaaaggaatgaggaagtacagccacttctggatggtgaagcaacagctccccctgtggccggaatcatgaagctggaaaaatgtttaaaatgcctctgagtctgtctaatgtatgtggtttgtctgttggcattgaatgtttgccatatatgtgttcattgtaatccgccctgagtcccctttggggtgagaagggcggaatataaatactgtaaacaaataaataataaataaggtgaCGTGATGTTTGTGCTACAGCTAAAGAGGTAGGAAGGAAGCCATCAAGTTCACTGCACCCACTACAGGCCCCTCTTTGGCCCTGGGAGCCCATTTGCAGGGGTTTTATTGAGCATCACCTGCCAGTTGAGCTGAAACTGTCATCTGGGTAGGACCAGGCTTGTTTCCTAAGCAGTGCATTGTATAGCTTGTTCCACCAGATAAATGGTCCCCCACAGTTTACTGATCACATTCACAAGTGCCATGGGTTTCTCCTTACAATAATTGCAGATTGCGGGATCCAATTTGCCTCCTAGTCTTGGAGAGGGCTCTTCAGTCTACTGGGAGGGCAGCCAGCTCCAAGTCCTGCGTGTTGCCCTCAAACGTATTGGCCCAACTGAAAGCGTCAAGCAGGTGTTTCAGCCACACGTGCATGACTGCTTTCATTGCCAACAAGACGACTGGTTGGGCCTGCTTACTTTTGCTGGGATGGCTCAGAATAGGCTTCTAATTGGATGTAACTGCTTGTTTTTTAATAGTGTCAATGTttaattttaatgtgtgtgtttctCGACTTTACATGATATGCTGTGTTGCTTTTATTCTGAATGGCTTTGGGTCTCCTTTTAAGAAAGagaaagcgggatagaaataatgatgatgatgatgatgatattataacTCTGTAAATTGCAAGGTTGGGCTTTTGCCTTCTGAAAAGGAGAAGCAAATGCGGAATCGAAACCTCTGCAATCTGTACAGTtgcttataatttttttaaaaaggctcccAATATATATTATTCTTTTTGTGGTCAAAAGTGCAATCCATCCTCTAGCTGCCGAAGTGGATCTCCTCAAAAATGATACACATTCATCCAGATGAAACTGGATTTCTGTCAGGTAGGACACTGGCAGATTCCATAAGGAGAGCATGAAATATAATGTCTTGGAATCAAGTCATTGGGTGGAGGAGAGGGtggtcttcctttcctccttgatctgaatccccctccctccctccctccctccctcctttgccCCCTCCAAGAACTCTCCCCACAAAAGCCTCCTCTggggcccctccctctcccctcgcAAATGCCCCCTCCAAGGCCTCCCTCCTCAATGGGTTTCTTGAGACAGGAAAAGGGGAGGAATAGAActtgagggccgggctgtggcgcaactggctagtaaccagctgctataaatcactactgaccgagaggtttgaagcccgggtcgggttaagcctccgaccattaatagccccggcttgctgttgacctatgctgctccgaaagacagttgcacctgtcaattagggaaatttagggacgctttatgcgggaggctgatttacaacaccataaaactgccagcaaaacacgaggaaaggaatgaggaagtacagccactactggacggtgaagcaacagctccccctgtggccggaatcgtgaagctggaaaaatgttaaaaatgcctctgagtctgtctaatgtatgttgtttgtctgttggcattgaatgtttgtgtcacgacccaggcggcagaggcaccaataaccatacacagaggccagaatctaactaatatctttattgaaggaatatataaagttaataaaaataagtatagaaaatagtccagaattagacccttcagaaaaggtcagaattagtccaaaaaagcaatgtccaataagaaatattaaggtccaaagttgtaatccaataaccgaaacactcactttgccaagcaaagtgaggggagatgacaaggtccttagtccataaaacttgagcgtggctaggaaataacttgatacttgaaacaaggcttgaacgtggaacaaggtaactaagaacaagaacaaggtccgtggaataacttggtaaaatccgtgaaacaaggcaaggattagtcctgggaaacaaggcaaagtccgtaggtaaacaaaggctgggaagcaaggcgaaggctggatagcaaggcaaggcttgagctgaagcgaggcttgaatcggagcgcgctgtccagacacaactcgctccgtaggctgacgaattgactccgcgaagttgctacgcgggcaaaacacctatatagagtccaactttctcaccaaagcggttctctgggaatcagaaacgaaagctaaactctgagaccagatgttaaactccttaaagattctcacgagaaccaatgttaattggcaacattcttagctgctatcctcgcactcctgcgcgaagctgaatccaaacttctctgttgtttacaaaactcccggcgcaagaacacgggagaagtaggctctggggttgtttgacatatttctggggcacaactttcttgcaggtgcaaggtttccagatctgcctgggaaagatctggctgagaggaatccagttcagactggggaggtaaaaaacccaagttttcatcttcatcagggattacaatgtcctgagcaggactacaaggcccatggttcatcacactatccccctcctcagggcccctcccaaactggggtcctctccccgaggcgcgaggtcgcggtttggtgggataggtcagatggaagcgacgggttagatcaggagcgtggactgtggaggcgtcttcccaagagcgttcctcaggcccaaaacccacccagtcaatgagatattgtaggcggcggcgatgaaagcgagaatccaaaatgtcctcaacctcgaactcctcctccccattcatcaaaacaggagggggggccggttggtctgtatcaggacgcacaccatccgccggaaggagcagggaacggtgaaacactgggtgaatgcgcattgaacgcggaagttggagtttgaaagtcacggggtttaattgcgccaccactggataggggccaatctaacttccggcatgggcggtgggagggcagaaagcgagtggacagaaaaacccgatctcctaccttgatttcggggcccggctggcggtgtttgtcagcgtggcgtttatagtcctccttggcttggtccagttgctggagcaaaagttgttgcaccgctgtgagttcctgcagccaatcctctgctgcgggaacttctgaagtttcaatgacagggggaaagaaacgtggatggaaaccgtagtttgcaaagaacggcgtttcttttgtagaagcttgaactccattattgtaggcaaactcagacagtggtaacagagaagcccaattgtcctgttggtagtttacataacagcgaagatactgctccaaagtggcattggtgcgctccgtttgcccatctgtttggggatgatgagctgaagataagcgagagtctatgcccagtagattttgtagtgccttccaaaaacgagaggtgaattgagatccacggtctgtgactaaactcttgggcaatccatgtagtctgaaaacatgctgaagaaatagatccgcagtttctttggccgtggggaggccttcgcagggaatgaaatgggctaacttggtgaataggtccaccaccactaagatcgtggtgaatccacaggaaggtggtaggtcagtgatgaaatccgcggaaattatttcccatgggcgagatggggtaggaagggggtgcaaaagccctgagggcttctcccttcgtatcttggagcgctggcatactgggcaggtgttgacatatttttccacatccttgcggatcttgggccaccaaaaatctcttaggatcaaatgcatggttttaaatagtccgaagtgtcctgctggtttgcagtcatgacacagacgaagcgctttttccctgcccggtccgggtgggatataaacatgatttctatagcagagcagcccatctttaagcgaaaagggaaaatgcagaccttggcgaagttgatcctgcgcccaggcatctgcttgctgactagccctgatttcttgagcacagatgggtcctggagtaggggaagttgaaccaatgggactggatttggtgttccccactgtgagcgtggcaaagttctcaggttgtagcagttgggattcaaaggtctccttgcgccctgcagcgtattccggtttacgtgacagggcgtctgcttgcttggtttgagctggggtcacataatggatctggaagttgaaacgttcaaagaataaagcccaacgttgctgcctctgatttagtttgcgggcagttcttagatgttctagattacgatgatcagtgtggacttcaatggggaatttggccccttctagccaatgtctccaagtttcaaaggctgcctttatggccagtagttctttttcccaaatggtgtaattcctctctggtgtggttagttgacgagaataaaaggcacaggggtggaggtgatctcccaccggttgtaagagtacagccccaattgccacatcagaggcgtccgcttgcaccacaaaaggggttccaggatttgggtgctgtagaattggctgggaggtgaatagtttcttcagttgctggaaccctttctctgcttgatcagtccagcggaaaggctgcttcccacggatgcagctagtgatggggtcggaccagcgggcaaaatctggaatgaacttgcggtagtagttcgcgaaccccaagaaacgttgcacctctttcttgttagttggcgcccgccattccaatactgctgaaactttggctggatccatggaaagccctagaggcgagatgcggtagccgaggaaatctacctcttgtagatcaaaagcgcatttttctagcttggcataaagtccatgatcccgcagtcgttgcaacaccattttgacgtggttctcatgttctgattgtgatctggaaaacaccaaaaaatcgtccaggtagattatcaagaatctgtctagatagtcctgaaaaatatcgttgacaaaatgctggaacgttgcgggagctccgcataaaccgaaattcataactcgggactcgaataatccgaatttagtctggaaggcggtcttccactcgtccccttctctgatgcgaactagattataagccccccgaagatccagcttggtgtagaccttggctcctcgaagtcggtccagtagatccgagattaagggcaggggatagctgttccgcttggtgatattgttcaatgctctatagtccaccaccaagcgtaattcccctgacttcttcttcacaaacatcactggggaggcggctggggattgagagggtctgatgaaccccttgcgaaggtttgtctctaagaattccctgagagcttcttgctctggttcagtcagggagtagagatgccctcgcgggatcggggccccctccaccaagtcaatggcacagtcataaggtctatgtgggggtaatttttcggcttctttctcattgaatacatcccaatactcggagtacttctttggcaaggtgatgatgggctcggagtctgtggcatggcataccttggctacgaggcaatggttttggcagtacggtgaagcaaactgcagttctctgttggaccaggagatgttagggtcgtggagtgtcagccatggaattcccaaaatcacagggaaatggggaacctcggtaacaaagaaggaaatctcttccatatgttcccttatccacatcctggtgggttccgaccactggcttacggggcccgtcttgaggggacggccgtctatggcttgcaccacacgggcattcttgaaatcatgatattgtaatcccagagagtcggcatactctctatcgatgaaattgttggtagctccagagtctatcatggcgtggatcatgacgggtcccctttttgctgaccataatgtgaccacgagaaggaacaggaccccggttggcggctcttggatggattttttgaccgggttggcgagcctctctacacccggtcgttggcttcccccgccggctgtgtgccagtcggctcagacgccttcgactccgtggaggacgctgccgcaagacgggcggcaggcttccctttggctgggcactctctggcgaagtggcccccgttcccgcagtaccagcagaggttcaagcgttgacgacgggccttctcggcggcatctagtctgggacgcacattgcccaactgcatcggcacctcctcgcctcctctggggtatggggttggcggcgggggtctccacaccggacgtggctgaacactggcgggagcggggggttttgccccggctctaccgccctggcctcgaacccattgtttcctgttggcaatcatgacttcagcccgtaaacattgatcaatgagtgcctcgagggtctggggaggatccaccttggagatttcttccagcatttcaatgttgagaccctcccgaaattgtcctctgagggctacatcgttccagccggtgttgtgggccagcacgcggaactcggctatgtactgagacatgggtctgtctccttgaagaaggcgccggagtttgtgaccggctgcctccaaattgtcctcgattccccaggtctccttaaggtgatccaagaagcgttgtgctgaacttaggtggggggaggcttgatcaaacagggccgtcgcccagctagccgctggtccgtctagaagactgtagacccacgccaccttgatgtcttcttggggaaactcggcatcacgggcctctagataagcttgacattggcggcggaaaacatgaaccttagcagcttctccagaaaacttggtaggcaacgccatggccgggaggcgaactccgcgctccctcaacccttttatttctccatcctgcgcgttgagtctgtcacggatgcggtccacttcgtccttgctgatggtgtagctgagcggctgtccagccggcgcggctccggtagacatcctggcctcggttagttggtgcttatgggtggcggagtcaaactgtcacaacccaggcggcagaggcaccaataaccatacacagaggccagaatctaactaatatctttattgaaggaatatataaagttaataaaaataagtatagaaaatagtccagaattagacccttcagaaaaggtcagaattagtccaaaaaagcaatgtccaataagaaatattaaggtccaaagttgtaatccaataaccgaaacactcactttgccaagcaaagtgaggggagatgacaaggtccttagtccataaaacttgagcgtggctaggaaataacttgatacttgaaacaaggcttgaacgtggaacaaggtaactaagaacaagaacaaggtccgtggaataacttggtaaaatccgtgaaacaaggcaaggattagtcctgggaaacaaggcaaagtccgtaggtaaacaaaggctgggaagcaaggcgaaggctggatagcaaggcaaggcttgagctgaagcgaggcttgaatcggagcgcgctgtccagacacaactcgctccgtaggctgacgaattgactccgcgaagttgctacgcgggcaaaacacctatatagagtccaactttctcaccaaagcggttctctgggaatcagaaacgaaagctaaactctgagaccagatgttaaactccttaaagattctcacgagaaccaatgttaattggcaacattcttagctgctatcctcgcactcctgcgcgaagctgaatccaaacttctctgttgtttacaaaactcccggcgcaagaacacgggagaagtaggctctggggttgtttgacatatttctggggcacaactttcttgcaggtgcaaggtttccagatctgcctgggaaagatctg
Protein-coding sequences here:
- the LOC134296937 gene encoding zinc finger protein 239-like, whose protein sequence is MENLQSLSKPHTREKRHNCMDCGKCFIWRSSLNKHQQTHRGEKPYKCVECGKSFSQSGHLSIHQMIHTGEKPYKCVECGKSFSQSGTLHSHQRTHTGEKPHKCIECGKSFSQSGQLRIHQRSHTGEKPHECMECGKNFSHSGMLRSHQQTHTGEKPHTCVECGKSFRQCGQLHSHRRIHTGEKPYKCVECGKSFSQSGHLHSHQRTHTGERPHKCMECGKGFNHSGYLRTHQRTHTGEKPHKCMECGKSFSQSGNLHIHERTHRGEKPHKCMECGMSFSQSGDLNSHQRTHTGERPHKCMECGKGFSHRSTLRFHQRTHTGEKPHKCMDCGMSFSQSGHLQSHQRTHTGEKPHKCMECGKGFSQSGSLRTHQRTHTGEAT